The Hyperthermus butylicus DSM 5456 genome includes a region encoding these proteins:
- a CDS encoding RsmB/NOP family class I SAM-dependent RNA methyltransferase, with translation MPLRVTVRIARAYLEALVLGDRIKPFQAAKRRVFARYHILGTKYDRVFTAITYRMFRLLGIVDKIIAERIGRIDYPTPVMQALRLAVMVSQFDTVGDRVFSESLIENLARIIESEYPGMGELVVRLYKSLEKEPWSPSTKLEELEYRLLLPRILVEELQKLLPPGEVEEFAKAVNTDRPTLGFRVNRLKASVEEIIEELQYAGVDAWPSTRIPYHVSYKGSLNYSRFKPLLEGKVVPQDEASAAAGYLLGAKPGELIVDMCAAPGGKTTHLAELSALGARIVAIDVFIDRLERLIELATRTGTWPSIYPVRSDAIFASRYVRDRVDRVLLDPPCTSTGALAKHPEARWRLTREAIVRHVGLQRRLLLEAVKLLKPGGLLLYTVCSVLPEEGEENIKWLLETVKGIEIVPLTGPYDPSPLLPGTMRAWPHRHGTTGFFYALLERKE, from the coding sequence ATGCCGCTAAGGGTTACGGTGAGGATAGCGAGAGCCTATCTTGAAGCCCTAGTGCTTGGCGACAGGATTAAGCCATTTCAAGCTGCAAAGAGGAGGGTTTTTGCACGCTACCACATACTGGGCACAAAGTACGACCGTGTATTTACAGCGATAACCTATAGGATGTTTAGGCTACTCGGCATCGTGGATAAGATAATAGCTGAACGCATAGGCAGAATTGACTATCCCACACCAGTCATGCAGGCTCTACGACTAGCAGTCATGGTCTCCCAATTCGATACGGTGGGCGACAGAGTGTTTAGTGAGTCTCTCATAGAAAACCTTGCGAGGATTATTGAGTCAGAGTACCCGGGGATGGGGGAACTGGTAGTAAGGCTCTACAAGAGCCTAGAGAAGGAGCCCTGGAGTCCATCCACGAAGCTCGAAGAGCTAGAGTATCGACTCCTTCTTCCCCGGATACTAGTAGAGGAGCTTCAGAAGCTGTTACCTCCCGGTGAGGTTGAAGAGTTTGCAAAAGCTGTAAACACGGATAGGCCCACGTTAGGCTTTCGCGTCAATAGGTTAAAGGCCAGTGTTGAGGAGATTATTGAGGAGCTTCAGTATGCAGGAGTAGATGCGTGGCCTAGTACACGCATACCATACCACGTATCCTACAAGGGCTCCCTCAACTATAGCCGGTTTAAACCCCTACTTGAGGGCAAGGTCGTGCCGCAGGACGAGGCTAGTGCTGCTGCTGGCTACCTACTAGGTGCAAAGCCCGGCGAGCTAATAGTCGATATGTGTGCTGCTCCTGGAGGCAAGACAACACATCTAGCCGAGCTATCAGCGCTCGGAGCGAGGATAGTAGCGATAGACGTCTTTATAGATAGGCTTGAGCGGCTAATAGAGCTGGCAACGCGCACTGGCACGTGGCCTTCAATATACCCAGTTAGAAGTGATGCGATCTTTGCATCCCGCTATGTCAGGGACAGAGTTGATAGAGTTCTCCTTGACCCACCTTGCACTAGTACTGGTGCTTTGGCAAAGCATCCCGAGGCCAGGTGGAGGCTCACAAGGGAAGCCATAGTAAGGCATGTGGGGCTCCAGCGCCGCTTACTACTTGAAGCTGTTAAGCTGCTAAAGCCTGGCGGCCTCCTCCTTTATACGGTTTGCAGCGTTCTACCCGAGGAGGGCGAGGAGAACATAAAATGGTTACTAGAGACGGTGAAGGGTATCGAGATTGTGCCCCTTACCGGCCCATATGATCCATCCCCGCTTCTCCCAGGCACTATGAGGGCTTGGCCCCACCGACACGGGACAACAGGGTTCTTCTATGCGCTGCTAGAAAGGAAGGAGTGA
- a CDS encoding ketopantoate reductase family protein, with amino-acid sequence MIQIAVVGCGSTGLFLAAGLAASGYKPILFCSHDEAVAAIAANGIRVVGHGEAYARVSAAHVSLAQPQYKLAFLAFRLNGLREGLKVASQLLSSDALGIVLLQPSPLALEEAESAGFPIAGFLHLGTCVWKITSSTVEWSGNGFAVFAGLNDAGRVVMDIAKVYRLDARLYGSEKIGSVAWDALSVAASVQPVSALLGGCSIKAR; translated from the coding sequence TTGATTCAAATCGCCGTGGTGGGATGTGGTAGTACGGGATTATTCCTTGCAGCTGGGCTAGCAGCCTCCGGCTACAAGCCCATCCTCTTCTGTAGCCACGATGAGGCGGTTGCTGCAATAGCAGCTAATGGTATTAGAGTTGTTGGACATGGCGAGGCCTATGCAAGGGTTTCAGCAGCGCATGTCAGTCTCGCTCAGCCACAGTATAAGCTAGCATTCCTGGCATTTCGCCTTAATGGGCTCCGGGAAGGGCTGAAAGTGGCTAGCCAGCTTCTTTCAAGCGATGCTCTTGGAATCGTTTTGCTGCAACCTTCACCCTTGGCTCTCGAGGAGGCAGAGAGTGCTGGATTTCCTATTGCGGGGTTTCTACACCTCGGCACTTGTGTGTGGAAGATAACTAGTTCAACAGTTGAATGGAGTGGTAACGGATTTGCAGTCTTTGCAGGGCTTAACGATGCAGGTCGTGTTGTGATGGACATCGCAAAGGTATACAGGCTAGATGCTAGGCTTTATGGCTCCGAGAAAATCGGATCAGTTGCCTGGGATGCGTTGTCAGTGGCAGCCTCGGTGCAGCCTGTATCAGCCTTACTAGGTGGTTGCAGTATCAAGGCTCGCTAG
- a CDS encoding transcription initiation factor IIB, protein MCKAPLKLYAKRDGSKLVCTNCGYVIDDAPLDTGPEWRSYTEEDRLLRSRVGAPLTERVHDKGLTTYVQRNRRDPRAMKIVQLQTQLRTHGQKKMIKLLQDLNHFVAKLNLPPRVAETMAKLVKKLYLMGVIKKNNEHVYLAAAAVIASRIEGHSLTMRDVAETLGLSRQEIWKAYRKIVTKLKVRVATPPRPQMYVSKIASKLKLSGEVEALATRFTIMLTKTGIAQGKPPEALAAAAVYVASILLDEKRNQQRVAQAIGVTDATIRNRYRDIVDNFYIEVRL, encoded by the coding sequence GTGTGTAAGGCGCCCCTAAAGCTCTACGCTAAACGTGATGGGAGTAAGCTAGTCTGCACCAACTGTGGCTACGTGATAGACGATGCACCACTAGACACTGGACCCGAGTGGAGGAGCTATACTGAAGAGGATAGGCTGCTTAGGAGCAGGGTTGGCGCACCTTTAACCGAGCGGGTACACGATAAAGGCTTGACAACATATGTCCAGCGGAACCGCCGAGACCCACGTGCAATGAAGATTGTGCAGCTACAAACACAGCTTAGAACCCACGGCCAAAAGAAGATGATTAAGCTCCTGCAGGACCTCAATCACTTTGTCGCAAAGCTTAATCTCCCACCACGCGTCGCCGAGACCATGGCTAAGCTCGTGAAGAAGCTATACCTTATGGGCGTTATCAAGAAGAATAATGAGCATGTCTACCTTGCAGCTGCAGCAGTCATAGCTTCAAGGATAGAGGGGCACTCACTAACAATGCGCGATGTTGCCGAGACTCTCGGACTGAGCAGGCAGGAGATTTGGAAGGCTTACAGGAAGATAGTGACAAAGCTCAAGGTGAGAGTTGCAACTCCACCCAGACCACAAATGTACGTATCAAAGATAGCGTCAAAGCTCAAGCTTTCTGGCGAGGTTGAGGCATTAGCTACCCGATTCACAATAATGCTAACCAAGACCGGTATTGCGCAGGGCAAGCCGCCGGAAGCTCTGGCAGCTGCAGCCGTCTACGTGGCATCCATACTACTCGACGAGAAAAGGAACCAGCAGAGAGTCGCACAAGCAATAGGAGTTACGGATGCAACAATAAGGAACAGGTATAGAGATATCGTAGACAACTTCTACATTGAGGTTAGGCTTTAG
- the yjjX gene encoding inosine/xanthosine triphosphatase: MGVCRVAVGSTNPVKVNAVRRALRLLCEAVVEGVAVESGVPVQPIGLDEVLRGAISRALEAQKRLSADYGVGVEAGLVEYVEPLELQVAVVVDSNGGVSIGFSPAFPIPRSWLPELRRRVELGEIATRVTGRRDIGERLGIIGYLTRGLVTRTDLTYLAVLMALVPRLNPDLYTELPHYTELLSGGENL, translated from the coding sequence GTGGGGGTTTGCAGAGTAGCTGTTGGCTCAACAAACCCGGTGAAAGTTAATGCTGTCCGCCGTGCCCTAAGGTTGCTATGTGAAGCTGTTGTTGAGGGTGTTGCTGTTGAGAGTGGAGTGCCTGTTCAGCCTATTGGACTGGACGAGGTACTTCGTGGTGCGATAAGTCGCGCCCTTGAGGCACAGAAGAGGCTCTCGGCGGACTATGGAGTAGGAGTCGAGGCTGGCCTCGTGGAATATGTTGAGCCCCTAGAGTTGCAAGTAGCAGTGGTTGTAGACTCCAATGGCGGGGTAAGCATAGGGTTTAGCCCAGCATTCCCAATACCGCGCAGCTGGCTCCCCGAGCTTAGAAGGCGAGTCGAGCTAGGCGAAATAGCTACCAGGGTCACAGGCCGCAGGGACATCGGGGAGAGGCTAGGCATAATAGGCTACCTCACTCGCGGTCTAGTAACGCGTACAGACCTCACATACCTAGCTGTATTAATGGCTCTCGTGCCCAGGCTCAACCCGGACCTATACACCGAGCTGCCACATTATACCGAGCTGCTCAGCGGCGGAGAGAACTTATAG
- a CDS encoding ERCC4 domain-containing protein: MPILSGKLLVPVDVIVDSREASKNQDIVEGLRSRGLRVAVQELEAGDYYLLATDPSKALLVERKTVIDFANSIRDNRVWDQAKRLREAAAREGIKPVIVLEGWLGLVEKRTRWNIAAVLRVIDELVLDWGIPVIPTHNKQATIAWLAAKARSLGRTEEKRVVRLRVEKKPMSLAERILYVAEGLVGPTLARRLLERFGTLRRIANASVQELMSVRGIGEKRAREIYLIFNTEWNSVSGEVDKN; this comes from the coding sequence TTGCCCATACTCTCCGGGAAGTTGCTAGTACCCGTCGACGTAATAGTTGATAGTCGTGAGGCTTCAAAGAACCAGGATATAGTTGAGGGACTGCGGAGCCGTGGACTGCGCGTTGCGGTTCAAGAGTTGGAGGCAGGCGACTACTACCTCCTTGCAACAGACCCGTCTAAGGCACTGCTCGTCGAGAGGAAGACTGTTATAGACTTCGCCAACAGTATTAGGGATAACCGTGTCTGGGACCAAGCTAAGAGGCTGAGAGAAGCTGCAGCCAGGGAGGGCATAAAACCAGTCATTGTTCTCGAAGGCTGGCTAGGCCTAGTTGAAAAGAGGACAAGGTGGAACATAGCAGCGGTGTTAAGGGTTATAGATGAACTCGTACTCGACTGGGGCATACCCGTAATCCCGACACACAACAAGCAAGCAACAATTGCATGGTTGGCGGCTAAAGCGAGGAGCCTTGGTAGGACCGAGGAGAAACGCGTTGTGAGGCTGCGTGTAGAGAAGAAGCCAATGAGCCTAGCCGAGCGTATACTCTACGTTGCTGAAGGCCTTGTAGGCCCAACACTGGCCCGCAGACTTCTCGAAAGGTTTGGGACGCTTCGCCGCATAGCAAACGCTAGTGTGCAGGAGCTAATGTCGGTGAGGGGTATCGGTGAAAAGAGAGCCCGCGAGATATACTTGATATTCAACACTGAGTGGAACAGTGTTAGCGGAGAAGTTGACAAGAACTAA
- a CDS encoding 30S ribosomal protein S8e, producing the protein MGVYHGNDLKKPTGGKKRPHQKVKRKYWMGRYPTFTRLDNRDVRVHIRVRGGNYKIRLKRAAYANVIDPETNTARKVRILRVVETPANPHYARANIIVKGTIIETELGKAVVTSRPGQDGVINAVLIEKRSERPAG; encoded by the coding sequence ATGGGCGTTTACCATGGTAACGACCTAAAGAAGCCTACGGGCGGCAAGAAGCGTCCGCACCAGAAGGTTAAGAGGAAGTACTGGATGGGCAGATATCCAACATTCACAAGGCTAGATAACCGCGACGTAAGGGTCCACATAAGGGTTCGCGGTGGAAACTATAAGATAAGGCTGAAGAGAGCTGCGTATGCAAATGTCATCGATCCGGAGACTAATACAGCGCGTAAAGTTCGCATTCTAAGAGTTGTTGAGACACCAGCAAACCCGCACTATGCGCGTGCAAACATAATAGTTAAGGGTACAATCATAGAGACGGAGCTTGGTAAGGCTGTGGTAACATCGAGGCCCGGCCAGGACGGAGTCATAAATGCTGTACTGATAGAGAAGCGTAGCGAGAGGCCAGCAGGCTAG
- a CDS encoding DUF429 domain-containing protein, protein MREATTVAGIDLAASPHRPTGVAIAWRTTDKWRLTSVTTASYTDSQLIDLLAGSGVQIVVVDAPLTLPETGGFRRVEKLFLRIGARLLPLTIGSMRKLAARAARLAKTLRDLDMEVYETHPASVLRIAGCNSVEELLRVIGIDAGQPLPASRHALDAVVAVTVAVCIVEGCAESVAAEDGEIFYIRRKICER, encoded by the coding sequence ATGCGAGAAGCTACGACTGTAGCCGGAATAGATCTAGCTGCATCGCCGCACCGGCCTACCGGTGTGGCTATAGCTTGGCGCACCACCGACAAGTGGCGCCTTACCAGCGTCACGACTGCATCCTATACAGATAGCCAGCTGATAGACCTCCTAGCTGGAAGCGGCGTCCAGATAGTCGTGGTTGACGCTCCCCTAACCTTGCCAGAGACTGGCGGTTTCCGCCGTGTTGAGAAATTGTTTCTCCGTATTGGTGCACGCCTCCTGCCCCTAACAATAGGATCAATGCGCAAGCTAGCAGCTAGAGCTGCGAGGCTTGCTAAGACGCTGAGGGACCTTGACATGGAGGTCTACGAGACTCATCCAGCCAGCGTTCTCAGAATAGCTGGCTGCAATAGTGTGGAAGAGCTACTCCGCGTCATAGGAATTGATGCTGGCCAGCCACTCCCAGCTAGTAGACATGCTTTGGATGCCGTTGTAGCTGTTACTGTAGCTGTGTGCATCGTTGAGGGGTGTGCCGAGAGCGTTGCTGCAGAGGACGGAGAGATTTTTTACATTCGGAGAAAAATATGCGAAAGGTAA
- a CDS encoding DHH family phosphoesterase, whose product MKVHIVTHTDLDGVASAAIYLRLSGLKLGVDASLTFTEPHKLHKTLQSIESVNRIVIMDLGPNTSTIEKIADTLAGFTSKGVAVEWYDHHRWQEEWIARLRELGVRVHIDTTTCAAGVVARYAPKELGIDVDDYAEKLAAITCAADLWRWDEPMATRLYRVVDRYRGARGDQWRRRLVEGFVSGSLWWPELDGALSDYLRLEFSGFNYALRNTVVRDINGCRVVAVLKRPGPPSASILGNILLSRFSADIAVIVRARGSKGISFRSSRINVREIAIRLGGGGHPKAAGAPLSLSLPERLIALFYPKVKLKAVMRSVEAVLRELGGCEKLRL is encoded by the coding sequence TTGAAGGTGCATATCGTAACACACACGGATCTTGATGGCGTGGCATCAGCCGCGATATATCTTAGGCTTTCGGGGCTAAAGCTAGGGGTGGACGCATCCCTCACGTTCACTGAACCCCACAAGCTCCACAAGACGCTCCAGAGCATAGAAAGTGTCAATCGAATAGTAATAATGGATCTGGGCCCTAACACTTCAACGATAGAGAAGATTGCTGACACGCTCGCCGGCTTCACATCGAAGGGTGTAGCTGTAGAGTGGTATGACCATCACCGCTGGCAGGAGGAGTGGATTGCAAGACTTAGAGAGCTGGGGGTACGCGTGCACATAGACACTACCACATGCGCTGCTGGTGTAGTTGCACGGTACGCGCCAAAAGAGCTTGGGATTGATGTTGACGATTATGCTGAGAAACTGGCGGCAATAACCTGTGCCGCTGACCTCTGGCGCTGGGATGAACCAATGGCTACGAGGCTTTACCGCGTAGTAGACAGGTATCGTGGAGCACGAGGTGACCAGTGGCGCCGTAGACTTGTCGAGGGGTTTGTCTCGGGCTCCCTCTGGTGGCCCGAACTTGATGGAGCTCTTAGCGATTATCTCCGCCTAGAGTTTAGCGGGTTTAACTACGCCCTCCGGAACACTGTTGTACGCGACATTAATGGCTGCCGTGTCGTGGCAGTGCTGAAGAGGCCTGGGCCGCCGAGTGCAAGTATTCTCGGCAACATTCTACTCTCAAGGTTCTCGGCAGACATAGCTGTCATAGTGAGGGCCAGGGGGAGCAAGGGTATAAGCTTCCGCTCATCAAGAATTAACGTTAGAGAGATAGCCATTAGGCTAGGAGGTGGCGGACATCCCAAGGCTGCTGGGGCTCCCCTTAGTTTGAGCCTCCCGGAGAGACTCATAGCACTCTTCTACCCTAAGGTCAAGCTTAAGGCTGTCATGAGGAGTGTTGAGGCTGTGTTAAGGGAGCTTGGGGGATGCGAGAAGCTACGACTGTAG
- a CDS encoding helix-turn-helix transcriptional regulator, giving the protein MSTAIEPSIEDVGYRGLDELEARALEIIKSRGNEGIYQHELWKALGLDSREGSRLTLRLLKKGLIVREPAVHRGRRTYKLYLAKQVKQQVRLEVRIGNALEIPCFTCKNLEKCHSGGFFDPINCPMFGAWLNTKIRMLRRAMQS; this is encoded by the coding sequence TTGAGTACGGCAATAGAGCCCTCGATAGAGGATGTTGGATACCGTGGTCTTGACGAGCTTGAAGCGCGTGCCCTCGAGATCATAAAGTCTAGAGGCAATGAAGGCATCTACCAACATGAGCTGTGGAAAGCATTAGGCCTTGATAGTCGTGAAGGGTCAAGGCTGACATTGAGGCTCCTAAAGAAGGGACTTATTGTGCGCGAACCTGCCGTGCATAGAGGTAGAAGGACTTACAAGTTATACCTGGCTAAGCAGGTTAAGCAGCAGGTTCGGCTAGAGGTGAGGATAGGTAATGCTCTGGAAATACCATGCTTTACCTGTAAGAACCTTGAAAAATGCCATAGTGGCGGCTTCTTCGACCCGATAAACTGCCCTATGTTTGGTGCCTGGCTCAACACTAAGATTAGGATGTTGAGGAGGGCGATGCAGAGCTAA
- a CDS encoding ketopantoate reductase family protein, translating into MESLAGEVELVAEKLGIQLLRRPVEAAKELVSVRGCRPKMLQDIEARVATEVDYINGYIIREAVVRGLYTPYNMAVYLAVKGLEEVLRG; encoded by the coding sequence GTGGAGTCCCTTGCAGGCGAGGTTGAGCTTGTAGCTGAGAAGCTTGGCATACAACTTCTACGAAGACCAGTTGAAGCTGCAAAGGAACTCGTATCTGTGCGGGGTTGTAGACCTAAAATGTTACAGGATATAGAGGCTAGAGTTGCGACCGAGGTAGACTACATAAATGGCTATATTATCCGCGAGGCTGTTGTCCGGGGGCTCTACACTCCCTATAACATGGCGGTATACCTTGCTGTTAAAGGGCTGGAAGAAGTATTAAGGGGCTAG
- a CDS encoding DUF763 domain-containing protein, giving the protein MAYAGVADLPLHTGHVPAWLAAYMKKLARAIMEAVVEFYGPRRLVEYFADPVWFQAFNNAIGMDWDSSGSTTVTIGIVRQVVEETPHLGIGVAGGKGRRARETPKDLEIIGERLGLPSRIVEELKYVSRLAAKTDSAVLQDGYTLYHHSVIVSEDGAWVVIQQGMNVEAKMARRYHWRSPLPRTPTLEPHSAIASQRREDFVVDLTSRKSLEARRLIVDLASENPSRLASSIREAYALAKGIVPLTMWSNVRDEARRVIEQYRRYYRPQLKPPKNIEAVLRRVWELSPRSFEELVMIEGVGPATLRSLALVAEIIYGVPISHHDPASSPIDPFRYAYIAGGKDGVPFPFRRDYAEKVLEFLEAVIREARLDEKSKRRALARIQRLASLLPK; this is encoded by the coding sequence GTGGCATATGCTGGTGTTGCTGATTTACCACTACATACGGGGCATGTACCTGCATGGCTAGCCGCATACATGAAGAAGCTTGCCAGGGCTATAATGGAGGCTGTTGTGGAGTTTTATGGCCCCCGTAGGCTCGTGGAGTATTTTGCTGATCCAGTCTGGTTTCAAGCTTTCAACAATGCTATAGGCATGGACTGGGATAGTAGTGGTTCGACAACAGTAACTATTGGTATTGTGCGGCAGGTTGTAGAGGAGACCCCCCACCTGGGCATCGGCGTTGCCGGTGGTAAAGGTAGGAGGGCGAGAGAAACACCGAAAGATTTAGAGATTATTGGAGAGAGGCTGGGGCTTCCCTCGAGAATTGTAGAAGAGCTTAAGTATGTGTCAAGGCTCGCTGCTAAGACCGATTCTGCCGTATTACAGGATGGCTATACGCTTTACCACCACTCTGTTATAGTGTCTGAGGATGGCGCTTGGGTTGTCATACAGCAGGGTATGAATGTCGAGGCTAAGATGGCGCGTCGTTACCACTGGCGTAGCCCACTGCCACGGACGCCAACTCTCGAACCACACTCTGCTATTGCTTCTCAGCGCCGCGAAGACTTTGTAGTTGATCTAACAAGCAGAAAGAGTCTTGAGGCTCGAAGACTAATAGTTGACTTGGCTAGCGAGAATCCCTCCAGACTTGCTAGTAGTATACGTGAGGCTTACGCGCTTGCTAAAGGCATTGTGCCATTAACAATGTGGAGCAATGTTAGGGATGAAGCGCGCAGAGTTATTGAGCAGTACAGACGCTACTATAGGCCTCAGCTAAAACCGCCCAAGAACATAGAGGCTGTGCTTAGGAGAGTCTGGGAGTTGTCTCCCAGGAGCTTTGAGGAGCTTGTAATGATTGAAGGGGTTGGTCCAGCCACGCTTAGAAGCCTAGCCCTCGTCGCAGAAATCATATATGGTGTCCCAATTAGCCATCACGACCCGGCATCGTCCCCTATAGATCCGTTCCGCTACGCCTACATAGCTGGAGGTAAGGATGGCGTACCATTTCCCTTCCGTAGAGACTATGCCGAGAAGGTGCTGGAGTTTCTTGAGGCTGTAATTCGAGAGGCTAGACTCGACGAGAAGTCCAAGCGCCGGGCACTGGCAAGAATACAGAGGCTTGCAAGTCTACTACCTAAATAG
- a CDS encoding M24 family metallopeptidase, producing the protein MYRSRLRKLEGLAEEKNVCGALIVSASNVFYFTGFKGGFLLYSRNVGFRLLVPALEYLRAYDTVRENALDDLVTVVAYKPYGLPGELKLDIEGEEIVEGKAIDAIAKFVGKGCILLTDADSKQFISELEAKELKLQDASKDIALMRALKEPWEIERMTEAARIAEAALNEALANLEPGVTELEIAAIIEREIRVRGAEDHSFPPIVAFGKNTVYPHAIPSARRRLEDGQPVLIDLGAVYKGYCSDMTRTVDFGGVGDEFTAALRTVIDAVEAAIDAIEPGKKIGEVDAAARRILEKHGYAKYFIHSLGHGVGIDVHEYPRVSSDNNDELKPGMVITIEPGVYIPGKFGVRVEEMVLVTERGPRLLTRFPRELWV; encoded by the coding sequence TTGTACCGTTCCAGGCTTAGGAAGCTCGAAGGCCTGGCAGAGGAGAAGAATGTCTGCGGAGCACTAATAGTCTCAGCCTCTAACGTGTTCTACTTCACCGGGTTTAAGGGCGGTTTCCTCCTCTATAGCAGGAATGTAGGGTTTAGGCTGCTCGTACCAGCCCTGGAGTATCTACGCGCCTATGACACTGTACGAGAGAATGCGCTTGATGACCTGGTCACTGTTGTAGCTTACAAGCCATACGGCTTACCAGGCGAACTAAAACTAGACATTGAAGGCGAAGAGATTGTTGAGGGTAAGGCTATAGACGCTATTGCGAAATTTGTTGGCAAGGGGTGTATATTACTAACTGATGCTGATTCGAAACAGTTCATCTCGGAGCTTGAGGCTAAGGAGTTGAAACTTCAAGATGCTTCTAAAGACATAGCTCTAATGAGGGCGCTGAAGGAGCCCTGGGAGATTGAGCGCATGACGGAGGCGGCAAGAATTGCTGAGGCAGCTCTCAACGAGGCACTTGCAAACCTCGAGCCCGGGGTTACGGAGCTTGAAATAGCCGCAATCATAGAACGGGAGATACGGGTAAGAGGGGCTGAGGACCACTCCTTCCCACCAATAGTAGCGTTTGGAAAGAACACGGTCTACCCTCACGCCATACCCTCTGCTAGGCGAAGACTCGAGGATGGCCAACCAGTGCTCATAGACCTCGGAGCGGTGTATAAGGGGTACTGCAGCGACATGACTAGAACGGTTGACTTTGGCGGTGTTGGCGACGAGTTTACAGCCGCGCTGAGAACTGTTATAGATGCTGTTGAAGCTGCAATAGACGCTATAGAGCCCGGTAAGAAGATAGGAGAGGTAGATGCTGCTGCTAGGAGAATTCTTGAGAAGCACGGCTATGCCAAGTACTTTATACATAGCCTGGGCCACGGAGTTGGAATAGACGTACATGAATACCCGCGAGTATCAAGCGACAACAATGACGAACTAAAGCCAGGCATGGTGATAACAATAGAGCCAGGAGTGTATATACCCGGTAAGTTCGGAGTTAGAGTCGAAGAGATGGTGCTAGTGACAGAGCGGGGTCCAAGACTGCTAACAAGGTTCCCACGAGAGCTATGGGTCTAG
- a CDS encoding H/ACA ribonucleoprotein complex subunit GAR1 translates to MRRLGTVLHTTPNGYIVVKLEEQQPPPLNVRVYDRDLRPIGVLLDIIGPVKEPYAVVKPASREIKLASGEVVYYKPPRPQKRGRRPRKTRTPRQHRGRQAGRRGGGGGRGRGGRRR, encoded by the coding sequence TTGAGAAGGTTGGGCACCGTGCTACATACAACACCGAACGGATACATAGTGGTGAAGCTAGAGGAACAGCAGCCACCGCCACTCAATGTTAGGGTGTATGACAGGGATCTAAGGCCCATAGGCGTGCTACTCGACATCATAGGCCCTGTAAAGGAGCCCTATGCCGTGGTTAAGCCCGCGAGTAGGGAGATCAAGCTGGCTAGTGGCGAAGTGGTATACTATAAGCCGCCTAGGCCACAGAAGAGAGGCAGGAGGCCGCGCAAAACGAGAACTCCAAGACAACACCGTGGTAGACAGGCTGGCCGGAGGGGTGGCGGGGGTGGTAGGGGGAGGGGAGGTAGGAGGAGATGA
- a CDS encoding ferredoxin, producing MAKLRVRIDRDQCIADMVCVSLCPDVFEINEEDGKSQIKAQWRIDPNNPAEGEVTEELKDCVTSAAESCPVSIIHVEEVS from the coding sequence ATGGCCAAGCTACGTGTAAGAATCGACAGAGACCAGTGCATTGCTGACATGGTTTGTGTGAGCCTATGTCCAGACGTCTTCGAGATAAATGAAGAGGACGGCAAGAGCCAGATTAAGGCTCAGTGGCGCATTGACCCGAACAACCCAGCTGAGGGCGAGGTAACTGAGGAGCTCAAGGATTGTGTAACCTCTGCTGCTGAGTCTTGTCCAGTAAGCATCATACATGTAGAGGAGGTGAGCTAA